From Triticum urartu cultivar G1812 chromosome 2, Tu2.1, whole genome shotgun sequence, a single genomic window includes:
- the LOC125539589 gene encoding clathrin interactor EPSIN 1-like: MDFMKAFDQTVREIKREVNLKVLKVPELEQKVLDATSDEPWGPHGSALSELAQATKKYSECQMVMGVLWARLGERDANWRHVYKALTIIEYLIANGSERAVDDILDHYSKISVLSSFEFVEPNGKDSGINVRKKVETLVGIINDKERIKAVREKAASNRDKYVGLSSTGSYRSSSASGGSNYSSGERYGSFGGTREADSFSNSYRDKEPVKTSSSSTGRRKSGSKIRKDADHDRSSSKSPSNTKGNEDEFDDFDPRGSSSNGAANTKTAEADLLGPNLMDDFLGEPAATPATESAAEPQVDLFADADFQSAIPGAETAAHQDVQETVDLFSGNATFASAFPPQTGFIPPPTSGTSSNANTSVSKNTVPEPFDPFGDIPLSSFGGSDPFGDFSTSSAPPPPVHSSTGNISTSSQNLEAASDFGAFESNTVDTAKDPFDFSSTGNFGKADVAPLAAPKTGASDFGAFVANTEEAAKDPFDLSSSINGRADQTPLAAPKPNTKKENFQVKSGIWADSLSRGLIDLNITGPKKVNLADVGVVGGLSDGFDDKAQSSWTGGSSQPSWNMGAGGSGQPSWNMGAGGSGLGMSGIPPSTQGGGIESLANYNKYQFGGFK; encoded by the exons ATGGATTTCATGAAGGCCTTCGATCAGACCGTGCGGGAGAT CAAGAGGGAGGTCAATCTCAAGGTGCTCAAGGTCCCCGAGCTCGAACAGAAG GTCCTTGACGCGACAAGTGATGAGCCTTGGGGTCCACATGGGTCTGCTCTTTCAGAGCTAGCTCAGGCCACCAAGAAATA CTCTGAGTGTCAGATGGTGATGGGTGTCCTCTGGGCCAGGCTGGGTGAGCGAGATGCAAACTGGCGTCATGTGTATAAG GCACTGACGATTATTGAGTACTTGATAGCGAATGGTTCTGAGCGGGCAGTTGATGACATTCTCGATCATTATTCAAAAATCTCG GTTCTTTCGAGTTTTGAGTTTGTGGAACCTAATGGAAAAGACTCTGGAATAAATGTGAGGAAGAAAGTGGAAACCCTGGTGGGAATCATCAATGATAAGGAGAGAATAAAGGCTGTGAGAGAGAAAGCGGCCAGTAACCGTGACAA GTACGTTGGGTTATCATCAACCGGGTCATACAGATCAAGCTCAGCCTCTGGAGGTAGCAACTACAGTTCAGGTGAACGCTATGGCAGTTTTGGTGGCACAAGGGAGGCTGATTCGTTCAGTAACAGTTACAGGGACAAAGAACCTGTTAAAACCTCTTCAAGTAGTACTGGCAGGCGCAAATCTGGCAGCAAGATAAGAAAGGACGCGGATCATGATAGAAG CTCCTCGAAGTCCCCATCTAACACCAAAGGCAATGAGGATGAATTCGATGACTTTGATCCTCGTGGATCTTCCTCAAACG GTGCAGCTAATACAAAGACTGCTGAGGCGGATCTTCTTGGCCCAAATTTGATGGATGATTTCCTTGGCGAGCCCGCAGCCACTCCAGCAACAGAAAGTGCTGCAGAACCTCAGGTTGATCTGTTTGCTGATGCAGATTTCCAATCGGCAATCCCAGGTGCCGAAACAGCTGCGCATCAGGATGTCCAG GAAACTGTTGACCTTTTTTCGGGAAATGCAACCTTTGCTTCAGCATTTCCACCACAGACTGGGTTTATCCCACCACCAACTTCTGGGACATCTTCTAATGCTAATACTTCCGTGTCCAAGAACACAGTACCTGAACCATTTGATCCTTTCGGTGATATTCCTTTAAGCAGTTTTGGGGGATCTGACCCATTTGGTGACTTCAGCACCTCTAGTGCACCACCACCACCTGTACACAGCTCCACTGGAAATATCAGCACGTCAAGTCAGAACCTTGAGGCAGCATCGGACTTTGGTGCCTTTGAATCAAACACCGTGGATACAGCTAAAGACCCCTTCGACTTTTCTTCCACTGGCAATTTTGGCAAAGCAGATGTAGCACCTTTGGCTGCTCCCAAAACTGGTGCCTCTGATTTTGGTGCCTTCGTTGCAAACACTGAAGAAGCAGCTAAAGACCCCTTTGATCTTTCTTCAAGTATTAATGGAAGGGCAGACCAAACACCTTTGGCAGCTCCCAAGCCCAACACCAAGAAAGAAAATTTTCAGGTCAAATCTGGCATATGGGCTGACTCTTTGAGCCGTGGATTGATTGATCTGAACATAACTGGAC CAAAGAAGGTGAACTTAGCCGATGTTGGGGTTGTTGGCGGCCTTAGTGATGGGTTCGACGACAAGGCTCAATCCTCATGGACCGGAGGATCTAGCCAACCCTCATGGAACATGGGTGCCGGAGGATCTGGCCAACCCTCATGGAACATGGGTGCAGGGGGATCTGGCCTAGGAATGTCTGGAATTCCTCCGTCTACGCAAGGCGGTGGCATCGAGAGCTTGGCAAACTACAACAAGTATCAGTTTGGTGGCTTCAAATGA